CTGCGGCGCAGGGGCTGGCGGGGACCGGAACGTCCGAGCTCGAAGAATTGGGGAGCGACGGTCTATCGCCGCGGGTGAGCCCCGGAACCTCGGCGGATCCGGGCCGGCGGCGTAGGGCCCGCTCCAGGAGCTCGGAGCCGGTGACGGACGTCGCCCGCAACCCCAACCGCTCGGCGAATCGCAGCACCCAGGACGAAGTCCCCGGCGAGGTTCCGTTGCTCGAAGCGACGCCATGGCCCGCAGTAGCCCTGGCACCGGACGGCCGGTGGACCACCAGATGAGTGCTGATGGGCATGATCTCCTCGACCTCCACCAGACCGTTCTGGGCCGAGGTGCGGCCGCTAGAGACCAGGTCCATGACGTAATCCGCCAGCCCCAGCCCCGGCGCGATCTCCACGCAGCCGTGGAGCTTGATGCATTCCACCGGCTGACCGAAAGTGGCGAAGTAGGCGGTGGCGATACGCGGGTAGGTGGTCGCCACCCGCACCGGACGGCCATCCCCACCCAGGCCGCAGGCCGCAACCTCCGGCGGCGCCAGCAGCGAGAGCCGGCAGCGCCCCAGGCCGAGATCCATCGCCGACACCGAGTCCGCCTCTTGCCGGCTCCGGGCCCCTTGCTGCTCGATGAAGATGTCGCTCCCCACGATACCCAGCTCGACGGCCCCCAGATTCACCAGCATGGCGATGTCTGCGTTGCGGGCCAGCACCAGGTCCAGCTCCGGCTCGTTGGTGCCGAAGCGGTAGCGCCGCTGTCCGGAGCGGCGGATGGTCTCCTCCGGGCGCACACCGACCTGGTCCAGAAGATCCAAGATGTCGCTCAAAAACCGGTTGCGCGGAGCCGCGAGGGTGCAGGAGCCGTCGGCGACCGAGGTCATGAAGCGGGCTCCCGGCCCCGGTCGGCAAGCTCCCGGGCCCGGTTGACGAGCAGCTTGAATAGATTGGAGTCCCCCAGCAGCTCGTCCAGCACCACCCGGTCCTCCGCCGGTGGGATGCCCACCGGCAGGGGGCCGGCGACGGACTTCGCCCCGGGAGCCCGCAGGCCGTCGATGGCCTCCACCAGCATCGCCGCTTCGTCCTTGCGCCGCGCCCGCAGAAAGGCCGCCTCGTCGGAGAGATCGAAATAGAACTCCACCGCGTCGGAGCTGATCAAGGCGTCGCGGAAGCGCTCCAGCTCCGAAAACCAGACCGCCATGCCCCCCCGGTCCTCGAAGCGGGCGTGGAGGAGACAGCTCTTCGCCTGCTGCATCGCCCGCTGGGGGTCGTCGAAAATCTCTTCCCAGCGTCCCTCTTCGGCGCAGAGGTGGAGCCGAAAGCTCTCGGCGATATGGGCCAGATCCTCCGCTCCGTGGTCTTGCCACGAGAGGGTGTAGGCGGCCATGCGAGGCTCTGGGTTGCGCCATGCTACCGAGCCCATTTGCCCGCGCTCGGGCTGCGACCAATTCTCGCGAATGCTCTCGTCCACCGCCCGCTCGATGGACAGCGCGGGCAGCCCCAGGGTCGCCGCCAGATGAGCGTTGGTGCCGGTGGAATTGCCTACCATGCCCCGCACCCGCGGCTGCGCCAGGAGCGCGGCGAACTCCCGAAAGCCGATCTCCGGCCGGTGGGCGCGGTCGCCGAGGAGAGGCAAGACCGACTCCGGCGCATTGGCCTCCGCGCACAGCTCCCGCACCAGTTGGTGATTGATCTCATCGGCGGCGAGGACGGGAC
This window of the Acidobacteriota bacterium genome carries:
- the hisG gene encoding ATP phosphoribosyltransferase; amino-acid sequence: MTSVADGSCTLAAPRNRFLSDILDLLDQVGVRPEETIRRSGQRRYRFGTNEPELDLVLARNADIAMLVNLGAVELGIVGSDIFIEQQGARSRQEADSVSAMDLGLGRCRLSLLAPPEVAACGLGGDGRPVRVATTYPRIATAYFATFGQPVECIKLHGCVEIAPGLGLADYVMDLVSSGRTSAQNGLVEVEEIMPISTHLVVHRPSGARATAGHGVASSNGTSPGTSSWVLRFAERLGLRATSVTGSELLERALRRRPGSAEVPGLTRGDRPSLPNSSSSDVPVPASPCAAEPLRSGD